The Candidatus Methylomirabilota bacterium genomic sequence GGAAGATCGAGGTTTCGGTGGTGGATACCGGGGTCGGCATCCCCCGCGCTGATCTTCCGCGGATCACCGAGCGCTTCTACCGCGTCGACAAGGCGAGGTCTCGCGAGCTGGGGGGCACCGGCCTCGGGCTGGCCATCGTCAAGCACCTCGTCATGGCCCACCGCGGGGAGCTGGCGATCGAGAGCGTGGAGGGACGGGGCACGACGGTGCGCTTCACGTTGCCGTCAGCGACCAAGGGATAGTCAGACCGCGCCCCTCCTGCCCGCGCCACAAAAACTTCACGGCCGCTTGATCGAGCCGTCATCGTCCACGGTCATACTCCGGGCGGATGACGCATCCGCTCTCCCGGGCTCACCCGAACGAAAGGAGATGGAGTATGACGACGCGCGACGCACACCTCGGTCTCAGCCGGCGCGCCTTCCTCGGTCGCTCGGCCCTGTTCACCGGCGGCACTGTTCTGAGCCTCACCGCCCTGGGTCGTCTGAGTGCCCGGTCGGCGCTGGCCGCCAGCGGGCGCGACATGCGTGGACGCGGGTACGGCCCGCTGACGCCGGTCGGGCCCAGTAACACGGCCGACATCGCGGCGGCCGGCTTTCCGGACCTCGCCACGTTTCCGATCCTGGCCCTGCCCCACGGATTCCACTACCGGGCGTTCAGCATCATCGGGAACCCCCTCGCCGACGGCAACCCGGTCCCCGTCAACCACGACGGCATGGCGGCCTTCGCCCATCCCACCGACCGGCACGTCGTCCGTCTGATCCGCAACCAGGAAGATCGGGCAGCGCCCGGCCAGGGCTCCGTCGGCGGCCCGGCCGAAACGCGCTACGACCCCCTCGGCGGCGGCGGCAACGTGACGCTCGACTACGATGAGCGCCGGCACCGGCTCGTCCAGGACTACATCAGCTTGAACGGGACCATCGTCAACTGCGCCGGCGGGATCGGCTTCGGCTTCCGCGGTTGGCTCACCTGCGAGGAGACGACGGAGGGTCCGCCCCGTTGGGGTCAACCGCACGGCTACGCCTTCGAGGTCCCGCTGAACGTCGAGCCGGGCGAATTGCGGCTGCGTCGGAAGTTCCTGGCGGCCAAAGTCCAGGGCCCTGGCATTGACAGCGTCCGGGGCATCGGATACCGCTTCCGCGAAGGCGGCCAGCGCGCGTCGTAACGCATTGTTAACACGACGGCCACCTGGTTGAAACAGTGACCAGGCATCATTCGACCAAGGGAAGAGGAGGAGCCGAATGAGGACGAACGGGAGACGGAGTATGACGGTCGCGCTGGTGGCCATCGCGCTGGGCGCGGGGAACGCCGGGGCTGAGGTCAAGGTCGATCCCGCGTTGCCCCCGTACAAGGCGGTCGCGGGCGTGAGTGGCAACCTCTCCAGCATCGGCTCGGACACCCTCAACAACCTCATGACGCTTTGGGCCGAGACCTTCAACAAGTTCTATCCGAACGTGAAGATCCAGATCGAGGGCAAGGGCTCGTCCACTGCGCCTCCCGCCCTGATCGCCGGCACCGCCCAGCTCGGCCCGATGTCGCGGCCGATGAAGGGCACGGAGATCGACCAGTTCGAGAAGAAGTACGGTTACAAGCCGGCGCCCATCCGGACGGCGGTCGACGCGCTGGCGGTGTTCGTCAACAAGGACAATCCGATCAAGTGCCTGACTATCCCCCAGGTCGACGCGATCTTCTCCAAGTCGCGCCGCCAGGGCTACCGGGAGGACATCAGGACGTGGAGCCAGCTCGGCCTCACCGGCGAGTGGGCCAGCCGGCCTCTCAGCCTCTACGGCCGCAACTCTGCCTCGGGCACCTACGGCTTCTTCAAGGAGCACGCGTTGAAGAACGGCGACTACAAGGACGAGGTGAAGGAGCAGCCCGGATCCGCCTCGGTCGTCCAGGGCGCCACGGTCGATCGGTACGCGATCGGCTACAGCGGCATCGGCTACGCCACCGCCGGCGTCCGTGCCGTCCCGCTCGCCACGACGGAGAAGGACAAGTGCCACGAGGCCGTCATGGACGAGGCGTACTCGGGGAACTACCCACTCGCGCGGTTCCTGTACGTCTACGTGAACAAGGCGCCGGGGAAGCCGCTCGACCCGCTCACCCGGGAGTTCGTGAAGCTGGTCCTGTCCAGAGAGGGCCAGGAGGTCGTCGTGAAGGACGGGTACTTCCCGATCCCGGCGGCCATCGCCAAGGAAGAGCTGAACAAGGTGCAGTAGGTGGCGATCGATACCGGAGCGCTGAGGGCGGGCGGGCCGGCGGGCGCGGCTCGCCCGCTCGTCCTCACGAAGGCGCGCACGGATCGCCGGATGCGGTTCGACCGCTGGGCGACCCGGCTGGTCGCGCTGGGCGGGCTCAGCATCATCGTCTCGATTCTGATGATCCTCATCGTCATCACCGCCGAGGTCTTCCCGCTCTTCCGGAAGCCGGCGGCTCGACTCCT encodes the following:
- a CDS encoding alkaline phosphatase PhoX, whose translation is MTTRDAHLGLSRRAFLGRSALFTGGTVLSLTALGRLSARSALAASGRDMRGRGYGPLTPVGPSNTADIAAAGFPDLATFPILALPHGFHYRAFSIIGNPLADGNPVPVNHDGMAAFAHPTDRHVVRLIRNQEDRAAPGQGSVGGPAETRYDPLGGGGNVTLDYDERRHRLVQDYISLNGTIVNCAGGIGFGFRGWLTCEETTEGPPRWGQPHGYAFEVPLNVEPGELRLRRKFLAAKVQGPGIDSVRGIGYRFREGGQRAS
- a CDS encoding phosphate ABC transporter substrate-binding protein PstS family protein; translation: MTVALVAIALGAGNAGAEVKVDPALPPYKAVAGVSGNLSSIGSDTLNNLMTLWAETFNKFYPNVKIQIEGKGSSTAPPALIAGTAQLGPMSRPMKGTEIDQFEKKYGYKPAPIRTAVDALAVFVNKDNPIKCLTIPQVDAIFSKSRRQGYREDIRTWSQLGLTGEWASRPLSLYGRNSASGTYGFFKEHALKNGDYKDEVKEQPGSASVVQGATVDRYAIGYSGIGYATAGVRAVPLATTEKDKCHEAVMDEAYSGNYPLARFLYVYVNKAPGKPLDPLTREFVKLVLSREGQEVVVKDGYFPIPAAIAKEELNKVQ